The genomic region ATGATAGGAAGTCAGCTTTTTATCATAGAAAATAAAAGCAAGTAGGCTACTTTCCTGAATGACATCATGGGGGAAGACGTGTGAAGGAACTAACATATATAGAAGATTTTTTAATACAACAATTTCAGGATGATTTGATTAACTGGTTTGAGAAAGAACAACGAGATTTACCGTGGAGAGCTGATCAGGATCCCTATAAGGTCTGGGTATCAGAAATCATGCTTCAGCAAACTAGAGTTGATACCGTCATTCCATACTTTAATAACTTTATTGCTCAATTTCCCTCGATTGAGGCACTAGCTCATGCAGATGAGGAAAAGGTGCTAAAGGCTTGGGAGGGGCTAGGATATTACTCGAGAGTAAGGAATTTACAGTCAGCTGTAAAAGAGGTTCATGAAAGCTATGGTGGAATAGTACCAAATACACCAAGTGAAATCTCTAAACTTAAAGGAATTGGACCCTATACAACAGGTTCAATCCTAAGTATTGCTTACGGTATCCCAGAGCCTGCGGTTGATGGTAATGTAATGCGGGTGTTGTCTAGAATATTGTCCATTTGGGATGATATCGCAAAACCCAAAACTAGAAAAGTCTTTGAAGTAATCATAAGAGAAATCATTAGCAAGGAAAACCCGTCTTTTTTTAATCAAGGTTTAATGGAATTAGGAGCGATCGTCTGCACTCCAACATCACCTTCCTGTTTGCTTTGTCCTGTCAGAGAACACTGTAAATCTTATATGGAAGGCACACAGGCTGAATTACCAGTAAAAACTAAGAAGAATTCTACAAAAGAGGTTCCAATAGTCGTGGGTGTCTTAGTGACAAATGACAATAAGATTTTAATTCATAAACGTCCCGACTCAGGCTTGCTTGCGAGGCTTTGGGAGTTTCCAAACGTTGAGGTTCTTACTGACGTGAAGACACCTAAGGTGGTTCTTCAAGAATTTATAAAGGACAGCTATCATACTACTGCTCATATAGAAGAATTATTAGGTGCTTTTCAACATGTGTTTTCCCATCTAACATGGAATATGACCGTATATGAGGGCAGAATTGAAAATGAAATAAC from Bacillus mesophilus harbors:
- the mutY gene encoding A/G-specific adenine glycosylase, with translation MKELTYIEDFLIQQFQDDLINWFEKEQRDLPWRADQDPYKVWVSEIMLQQTRVDTVIPYFNNFIAQFPSIEALAHADEEKVLKAWEGLGYYSRVRNLQSAVKEVHESYGGIVPNTPSEISKLKGIGPYTTGSILSIAYGIPEPAVDGNVMRVLSRILSIWDDIAKPKTRKVFEVIIREIISKENPSFFNQGLMELGAIVCTPTSPSCLLCPVREHCKSYMEGTQAELPVKTKKNSTKEVPIVVGVLVTNDNKILIHKRPDSGLLARLWEFPNVEVLTDVKTPKVVLQEFIKDSYHTTAHIEELLGAFQHVFSHLTWNMTVYEGRIENEITENERVKLVSIEELSQYAFSVSHQKIWKQFQEKMGSQLLS